One window of the Fusobacterium animalis 7_1 genome contains the following:
- a CDS encoding flavodoxin family protein: MKTLIVYSTISGNTKSVCERIYKVLNTEKEIMNVKDIKNLPVNNYDNFIIGFWCDKGTMDKDSIDFLKTLKNKNIYFLGTLGARPDSGHWNDVFENAKKLCSENNNFKDGLLIWGRISKEMQDMMKKFPAGHPHGVTPERIARWEAASTHPDENDFKKAEEFFINLLNK, from the coding sequence ATGAAAACATTAATAGTTTATTCCACAATTAGTGGCAATACAAAATCTGTATGTGAAAGAATATATAAGGTTTTAAATACAGAAAAAGAAATAATGAATGTAAAAGATATTAAAAATTTACCAGTAAACAATTATGATAATTTTATAATAGGTTTTTGGTGTGATAAAGGAACTATGGATAAAGATTCTATTGATTTTCTAAAAACTTTAAAAAATAAGAATATCTATTTCCTAGGGACATTGGGAGCAAGACCTGACTCAGGACATTGGAATGATGTTTTTGAAAATGCTAAGAAACTATGTTCTGAAAATAATAATTTTAAAGATGGTTTATTGATTTGGGGAAGAATTTCAAAAGAAATGCAAGATATGATGAAGAAATTTCCAGCTGGACATCCTCATGGAGTAACACCTGAAAGAATTGCAAGATGGGAAGCTGCTTCCACTCACCCAGATGAAAATGATTTTAAAAAAGCAGAAGAATTTTTTATAAATTTATTAAATAAGTAA
- a CDS encoding coproporphyrinogen-III oxidase family protein produces MFKIRYKSHHDVGNIISKFTENLKASKNDFLDLLNTENKNKQLGIYFHTPYCDKICSFCNMNRKQLDNDLEEYTKYLCEEIKKYGAYEFCKTSEIDVVFFGGGTPTIFKKEQLERILKTLNENFKFAKDYEMTFETTLHNLSFEKLKVMEENGVNRISVGIQTFSNRGRKLLNRTYDKDYVVERLKEIKKRFSGLVCIDIIYNYANQTNEEVLQDADLLAEVGADSASFYSLMIHDGSNISKEREKDKSVYIYDLERDEELHNLFYSRCIEKGYKLLELTKITNGKDSYKYIRNNNGLKNLLPIGVGAGGHIQNIGAYNMNQQMSFYSKTTETNYNLSMISGLMQFDKFDLDEIKKYCNEESYKIVYRKLKGFEKEGYIKIKNNFAIYQLKGIFWGNSLVADIIEEIGRSL; encoded by the coding sequence ATGTTTAAAATACGATATAAATCACATCATGATGTAGGAAATATTATTTCTAAATTTACTGAAAATTTAAAAGCAAGTAAAAATGATTTTTTAGATTTGCTAAATACAGAAAATAAAAATAAACAGTTAGGAATATATTTTCATACACCTTATTGTGATAAAATTTGTTCTTTTTGCAATATGAATAGAAAACAACTTGATAATGATTTAGAAGAATATACAAAATATCTGTGTGAAGAAATTAAAAAGTATGGAGCTTATGAATTTTGTAAAACCAGTGAAATAGATGTTGTTTTTTTTGGTGGAGGAACTCCTACAATATTTAAAAAAGAACAATTAGAAAGAATATTAAAAACTTTAAATGAAAACTTTAAATTTGCAAAAGATTATGAAATGACTTTTGAAACAACCTTACATAATTTGAGTTTTGAAAAACTAAAAGTTATGGAAGAAAATGGAGTAAATAGAATAAGTGTGGGAATACAAACTTTTTCTAATAGAGGAAGAAAACTTTTGAATAGAACTTATGATAAGGATTATGTTGTAGAAAGATTAAAAGAAATTAAAAAAAGATTTTCTGGACTTGTTTGTATAGATATAATTTATAACTATGCTAACCAAACTAATGAAGAAGTTTTACAAGATGCAGATTTATTAGCAGAAGTTGGAGCAGATAGTGCAAGTTTTTACTCTCTTATGATACATGATGGTTCCAATATTTCTAAGGAAAGAGAAAAGGATAAATCAGTATATATTTATGATTTAGAAAGGGATGAAGAATTACACAATCTTTTTTATAGTAGATGTATTGAAAAAGGCTATAAACTTTTAGAGTTGACAAAAATAACTAATGGTAAAGATAGTTATAAATATATAAGAAATAATAACGGCTTAAAAAATTTATTACCTATTGGGGTTGGAGCAGGTGGACATATTCAAAATATTGGAGCTTATAATATGAATCAACAAATGAGCTTTTACTCTAAAACAACTGAAACTAATTATAATCTTTCTATGATTTCAGGATTAATGCAATTTGATAAATTTGATTTAGATGAAATAAAAAAATATTGTAATGAAGAAAGTTATAAAATTGTTTATAGAAAATTAAAGGGATTTGAAAAAGAAGGATATATAAAAATTAAAAATAATTTTGCTATATATCAATTAAAAGGAATTTTTTGGGGAAATAGCTTGGTAGCAGATATTATTGAAGAAATTGGGAGGTCTTTATGA
- a CDS encoding M18 family aminopeptidase: MEKLKLAKHLINFIDESPSNYFACINAKNILNEKGFTELFETEEWKLKKGGKYFVTINDSGIIAFTIGSEKISKSGYKIAASHTDSPGFLIKPSPEINRKGFNILNTEVYGGPILSTWFDRPLSFSGRVFVESDNAFKPKKYFINYDKDLFIIPSLCIHQNRGVNDGMAINAQKDTLPLVTITDEKEKFSLKKLLAKQLKVKEDKILSYDLNLYSREKGCLLGANEEFISVGRLDNLAALHAELMSLVDNKDKKNTCVVVGYDNEEIGSNSIQGADSPTLKNILERISNAMKLSFEEHQQALANSFVISNDAAHSIHPNYLEKSDPTNEPKINTGPVIKMAANKSYITDGYSKSVIEKIAKDSKIPIQTFVNRSDVRGGSTIGPIQQSQIRILGIDIGSPLLSMHSVRELGGVDDHYNLYRLISEFFKI; the protein is encoded by the coding sequence ATGGAAAAATTAAAATTGGCTAAACATTTAATAAATTTTATTGATGAAAGTCCATCTAATTATTTTGCTTGTATAAATGCTAAAAATATTTTAAATGAGAAAGGTTTTACTGAACTTTTTGAAACAGAAGAATGGAAATTAAAAAAAGGTGGAAAATATTTTGTAACTATAAATGATAGTGGAATTATAGCTTTTACAATAGGTAGTGAAAAAATATCTAAGTCAGGTTATAAAATAGCTGCTTCCCACACTGATAGTCCAGGTTTTTTAATAAAACCTAGTCCTGAAATAAATAGAAAAGGTTTTAATATTTTAAATACAGAAGTTTATGGAGGACCTATTTTAAGCACTTGGTTTGATAGACCATTATCATTCAGTGGAAGAGTTTTTGTTGAAAGTGATAATGCCTTTAAACCTAAAAAATATTTTATAAACTATGATAAAGATCTATTTATAATTCCATCTCTTTGTATACATCAAAATAGAGGTGTAAATGATGGAATGGCAATCAATGCACAAAAAGACACATTACCCTTGGTAACTATTACAGATGAAAAAGAAAAATTTTCTTTAAAAAAATTGTTGGCTAAACAATTAAAAGTAAAAGAGGATAAAATTTTAAGTTATGATTTGAATTTATATTCAAGAGAAAAAGGTTGTCTATTAGGAGCAAATGAAGAATTTATTTCAGTTGGAAGATTGGATAATCTTGCAGCACTTCATGCAGAACTTATGTCTTTGGTAGATAATAAGGATAAAAAAAATACTTGTGTTGTTGTTGGTTATGACAATGAAGAAATAGGTTCTAATTCTATTCAAGGGGCAGATAGTCCAACTTTAAAAAATATATTGGAAAGAATTTCAAATGCAATGAAGTTAAGTTTTGAAGAACATCAACAGGCTTTGGCTAATTCTTTTGTTATTTCCAATGATGCTGCACATTCTATACACCCTAATTATTTGGAAAAATCAGATCCAACAAATGAACCTAAAATTAATACTGGACCTGTTATAAAAATGGCTGCTAACAAATCATATATAACTGATGGATATTCAAAATCTGTTATTGAAAAAATAGCAAAAGATTCTAAAATTCCTATTCAGACTTTTGTAAATCGTTCTGATGTTCGTGGTGGTTCAACAATAGGACCTATACAACAATCACAAATAAGAATTTTAGGAATAGATATTGGAAGTCCTTTACTTTCTATGCACTCTGTTAGAGAATTAGGAGGAGTAGATGACCATTATAATTTATATAGATTAATTTCAGAATTTTTCAAAATTTAA
- a CDS encoding toxin-antitoxin system YwqK family antitoxin has protein sequence MKKILFLLLAFCSFIAYAAGDLNYDEVNKYIREKLDRDKEITLTSKINKANNTLEGYSDEGKLCAVNSLKEHPDMANMNGMKNKISEKNGKLNPISEIYLPNGQLAVRNTYKLNKAINLFETGILLAYIDGEINYDDQLKPIAGAVDSIKIETYENGKISILTTYEINHKTQQITIKNGLSEKVTITKAVLSFKGLNGTMETYYENGKVNQKVAIKNGLFNGKIEKFSDKSGKLVGTGTMKNGLPDGEFIEYDEAGKVISKAKYKDGKEVK, from the coding sequence ATGAAAAAAATTTTATTTTTACTTTTAGCTTTTTGTAGTTTTATTGCTTATGCAGCAGGAGACTTAAATTATGATGAAGTTAATAAGTATATTAGAGAAAAATTGGATAGAGATAAAGAAATAACTTTAACATCTAAAATTAATAAAGCCAATAATACTTTGGAAGGATATAGTGATGAAGGAAAACTTTGTGCTGTTAATTCTTTGAAAGAACATCCAGATATGGCGAATATGAATGGAATGAAAAATAAAATTTCTGAAAAGAATGGTAAATTAAATCCAATTTCTGAAATTTATCTTCCTAATGGACAATTAGCAGTAAGAAATACTTATAAATTAAATAAGGCTATAAACTTATTTGAAACAGGAATTTTACTTGCATATATTGATGGTGAAATTAATTATGATGACCAATTAAAACCTATTGCAGGTGCTGTTGATAGTATAAAAATAGAAACTTATGAAAATGGAAAAATATCTATCTTGACTACTTATGAAATAAATCATAAAACTCAACAAATAACTATTAAAAATGGTTTAAGTGAAAAAGTAACTATTACAAAGGCAGTCTTATCATTTAAAGGATTAAATGGTACTATGGAAACTTACTATGAAAATGGAAAAGTTAATCAAAAAGTGGCTATAAAAAATGGATTATTTAATGGAAAAATTGAAAAATTCTCTGATAAAAGCGGAAAACTTGTTGGAACAGGAACAATGAAAAATGGTTTACCAGATGGAGAATTTATTGAATATGATGAAGCTGGAAAGGTAATTTCAAAAGCAAAATATAAAGATGGTAAAGAAGTAAAATAA
- a CDS encoding TonB-dependent receptor, which translates to MKKYLMGLSILIFCASAYGEVIDLGEKNIYSETGFEKNLRNSTTSPYIITSKDIETKGYTSVSEILDSVPGVNVQEGLRPAVDVRGQGFQKAKATVQLLVDGVPANMLDTSHMNVPIDVVNINEIERIEVIPGGGAVLYGSGTSGGVINIITKKYKGNNNVRGGVGYQLASFRNNKFDVSAGTSVGNFDFDINYSKNRKHGYRDYDFTNSDYFSGRINYNINKTSNIAFKYSGYRDKYTYPNFLDQKELDENRRQSGITKEKDENNKIKKDEFTLTYNTKIGDKNDLNILGFYQKTDIPSEAIEDYTSEYKGMLAGQAAGLRKALSNPRLPARARTAMQNRLNTLLNELRTTNSVDFKTISEFKDTKKAIKIKDKFTYDNTGSNVVVGLGYTDNDMLRVSKMELVGKRVMADTKIDLSKKTFEVFALNTFKVNRFELIQGLRFENSKYDGTRKNNDDTLDIKKSKDNWAGSLAVNYLYSDTGNAYLKYERAFTSPAPGQLVDKVQTAPRVYTYKVNNLKSESTNLFEIGWNDYLLGSLLSADVFYAETKDEIATIFDGGAANAHGTAFRSTNLGKTKRYGFDLSAEQKFEKFTFKEAYSFIETKILKDNSSSFEGKHIADVPKHKLVFSVDYDITSKFTVGADYEYRAAAFIDNANKYGKDKAKSVFNLRADYKITNSLNVYAGINNIFGAKYYNSVRGNSSGERFYDPAPKINYYAGFKYKF; encoded by the coding sequence ATGAAAAAATATTTAATGGGCTTATCAATACTTATATTTTGTGCAAGTGCTTATGGAGAAGTTATAGATTTAGGAGAAAAAAATATTTATTCTGAAACAGGTTTTGAAAAAAATTTAAGAAATTCAACTACTTCTCCTTATATAATTACATCAAAAGATATTGAAACAAAAGGTTATACTTCTGTATCAGAAATTTTAGATTCAGTTCCTGGTGTAAATGTACAAGAAGGTTTACGCCCAGCAGTTGATGTAAGAGGGCAAGGTTTTCAAAAAGCAAAGGCAACAGTTCAACTTTTAGTTGATGGAGTTCCTGCAAATATGCTTGATACTTCACATATGAATGTACCTATTGATGTTGTTAATATCAATGAAATAGAAAGAATTGAAGTTATTCCAGGTGGAGGAGCTGTTCTATATGGTAGTGGAACATCAGGAGGAGTTATAAATATTATAACTAAAAAATATAAAGGTAATAACAATGTCCGTGGAGGAGTTGGCTACCAATTAGCAAGTTTTAGAAATAATAAATTTGATGTATCTGCTGGAACAAGTGTTGGAAATTTTGATTTTGACATAAATTATTCAAAAAATAGAAAACATGGATACAGAGATTATGACTTTACAAATTCTGACTATTTTTCTGGAAGAATTAATTACAATATTAATAAAACAAGCAATATAGCTTTTAAATATAGTGGTTACAGAGATAAATATACTTATCCTAATTTTTTAGATCAAAAAGAACTAGATGAAAATAGAAGACAAAGTGGAATAACTAAAGAAAAAGATGAAAACAATAAAATAAAAAAAGATGAATTTACTTTAACATATAACACTAAAATAGGAGATAAAAATGATTTGAATATCTTAGGTTTTTATCAAAAGACAGACATTCCTTCTGAAGCTATTGAAGATTATACATCAGAATATAAAGGAATGTTAGCAGGACAGGCTGCTGGATTGAGGAAAGCTCTTAGTAATCCAAGATTGCCTGCTAGAGCAAGAACAGCTATGCAAAATAGATTAAATACATTATTAAATGAATTAAGAACTACAAATAGTGTTGACTTTAAAACTATTTCTGAATTTAAAGACACTAAAAAAGCTATAAAAATTAAAGATAAATTTACTTATGATAATACAGGAAGTAATGTTGTTGTTGGTTTAGGTTATACTGATAATGATATGCTTAGAGTATCTAAGATGGAATTAGTTGGAAAGAGAGTTATGGCTGATACAAAAATAGATTTATCTAAGAAAACATTTGAAGTATTTGCATTAAATACCTTTAAGGTTAATAGATTTGAACTTATTCAAGGATTAAGATTTGAAAATTCTAAATATGATGGAACAAGAAAAAATAACGATGATACATTAGATATAAAGAAATCTAAGGATAATTGGGCAGGCTCATTAGCAGTAAACTATTTATACTCTGATACAGGAAATGCTTATCTAAAATATGAAAGAGCATTTACTTCTCCTGCTCCTGGACAATTAGTGGATAAAGTTCAAACTGCTCCAAGAGTTTATACTTATAAGGTTAATAATTTAAAATCAGAAAGTACAAACTTATTTGAAATTGGATGGAATGATTATTTATTAGGTTCTCTTTTAAGTGCAGATGTATTCTATGCAGAAACAAAAGATGAAATAGCTACTATTTTTGATGGAGGAGCTGCTAATGCACATGGAACTGCATTCAGAAGTACAAATTTAGGGAAAACTAAAAGGTATGGTTTTGATTTAAGTGCTGAACAAAAATTTGAAAAGTTTACTTTTAAAGAAGCATATTCATTTATTGAAACTAAAATCTTAAAAGATAATTCTAGCAGTTTTGAAGGAAAACATATAGCAGATGTACCAAAACATAAATTAGTTTTCTCAGTAGATTATGATATAACTTCTAAATTTACTGTTGGGGCAGATTATGAATATAGAGCAGCAGCCTTTATTGATAATGCAAATAAATATGGAAAAGATAAGGCTAAATCAGTATTTAATTTAAGAGCTGATTACAAAATAACTAATTCATTAAATGTTTATGCAGGTATAAATAATATATTTGGTGCTAAATATTATAATAGTGTTAGAGGTAACAGTAGTGGAGAAAGATTTTATGACCCAGCTCCAAAAATAAACTATTATGCAGGTTTTAAATATAAATTTTAA
- a CDS encoding FecCD family ABC transporter permease codes for MKKIFFLISLMITFIVIALSLSVGSVFIPIKSLLFLSPMDEYMKMIVFDLRLPRILMAFLVGMLLASSGNIVQIIFQNPLADPYIIGIASSATFGAVIAYLLKLPEISYGIVAFICCMVSTLLIFKISKRGNKIEVNTLLIVGITLSAFLAGFTSFAIYMIGEDSFKITMWLMGYLGNASWNQIIFLIFPLIFSSAYFYAKRNELDILMLGDEQAHSLGINIAKLKFHLLIVSSFVVAYSVAFTGMIGFVGLIVPHIMRSIIGPLNARLIPFVLIYGGIFLLICDTFGRIILAPVEIPIGVITSILGAPFFLYLALKKSRRK; via the coding sequence ATGAAAAAAATATTTTTTTTAATATCATTGATGATAACTTTTATAGTAATAGCACTCTCTTTATCAGTAGGGAGTGTTTTTATTCCAATAAAAAGTTTACTATTTTTATCACCTATGGATGAATATATGAAAATGATAGTGTTTGATTTAAGGTTACCAAGAATTTTAATGGCATTCTTAGTTGGTATGTTGCTTGCTTCAAGTGGAAACATTGTACAAATAATATTTCAAAATCCACTTGCTGATCCATATATAATAGGTATTGCTTCAAGTGCGACTTTTGGTGCTGTTATAGCCTATCTCTTAAAACTTCCAGAAATTTCTTATGGAATAGTTGCTTTTATTTGCTGTATGGTAAGTACACTTTTAATTTTTAAAATTTCAAAAAGAGGAAATAAGATAGAAGTCAACACTTTACTAATTGTTGGTATAACTTTATCAGCATTTTTAGCAGGTTTTACATCTTTTGCTATATATATGATAGGAGAAGATTCATTTAAAATTACCATGTGGCTTATGGGATATCTGGGTAATGCTAGCTGGAATCAAATAATATTTTTAATATTTCCACTTATATTTTCTAGTGCCTATTTCTACGCTAAAAGAAATGAACTTGATATATTGATGTTAGGTGATGAACAGGCTCATTCATTAGGAATAAATATAGCAAAGTTAAAGTTTCATTTGCTTATAGTATCATCTTTTGTTGTAGCTTATTCAGTTGCTTTTACAGGAATGATAGGTTTTGTGGGACTTATTGTACCTCATATAATGAGAAGTATTATTGGACCTTTAAATGCAAGATTAATACCTTTTGTTTTAATCTATGGAGGTATATTCTTACTTATATGTGATACATTTGGAAGAATTATTTTAGCACCTGTTGAAATTCCAATAGGAGTTATAACTTCTATACTAGGAGCACCATTCTTTCTATATTTAGCTTTGAAAAAAAGTAGGAGGAAATAA
- a CDS encoding ABC transporter ATP-binding protein, with amino-acid sequence MAIINIEKLNYSYGKKEVLKELSLDIDENKLTGIIGPNGCGKSTLAKNIIKYINGKFESFKIMDTDIRELSHKKIAQLISYIPQKSTIISNISVFDYVLLGRFPLLKNSWDNYSEKDYEIVENNINLLNIKELRNRNVETLSGGELQKALLARALAQEAKILLLDEPTSALDLNNAVEFMKILKNISIKKEMSVIIIIHDLNLASLFCDSLIILKDGKFIKKGSPKEVINEENIKSVYNLECKVCYNENDKPYIIPIT; translated from the coding sequence ATGGCTATTATAAACATAGAAAAACTTAATTACTCCTATGGAAAAAAAGAAGTTCTAAAAGAATTAAGTTTAGATATAGATGAAAATAAATTAACTGGAATAATTGGACCAAATGGTTGTGGGAAGTCAACATTGGCTAAAAATATTATTAAATATATAAATGGAAAATTTGAATCTTTTAAAATAATGGATACTGATATAAGAGAACTTAGTCATAAAAAAATAGCTCAACTTATTTCATATATTCCACAGAAGAGTACAATAATTTCAAATATTTCTGTTTTTGATTATGTCTTATTGGGGAGATTTCCTTTATTAAAAAATTCTTGGGATAATTATTCTGAAAAAGATTATGAAATTGTTGAAAATAATATTAATTTATTAAATATTAAAGAATTAAGAAATAGGAATGTTGAAACTCTATCAGGAGGAGAATTACAAAAAGCACTATTGGCAAGAGCCTTGGCACAAGAAGCAAAAATTTTACTCTTAGATGAACCTACTTCTGCACTTGATTTAAATAATGCAGTTGAATTTATGAAAATTTTAAAAAATATTTCTATAAAAAAAGAAATGTCAGTAATTATTATTATTCATGATTTGAATTTAGCTTCGTTATTTTGTGATAGTTTAATAATTTTAAAAGACGGAAAATTTATAAAAAAAGGTAGTCCAAAAGAAGTAATAAATGAAGAAAATATTAAATCTGTTTATAATTTAGAATGTAAAGTTTGCTATAATGAAAATGACAAACCTTATATAATACCTATTACATAA
- the mscL gene encoding large-conductance mechanosensitive channel protein MscL produces MKKLLEEFKAFVMRGNVVDMAVGVIIATAFGKIVASLVNDIFMPIIGALIGNMNFSDLQIKLGTPVEGVEQAAIRYGAFIQEVINFLIIAFCIFVFIKVVTSLQKKKEEKPAPAPEPTKEEVLLTEIRDALNKMADK; encoded by the coding sequence ATGAAAAAATTATTAGAGGAATTTAAAGCATTTGTAATGCGTGGCAATGTGGTTGATATGGCAGTTGGAGTTATTATTGCAACAGCTTTTGGAAAGATAGTAGCAAGTTTAGTTAATGATATCTTTATGCCAATTATAGGAGCATTAATTGGCAATATGAATTTTTCAGACTTACAAATAAAACTAGGAACTCCTGTTGAAGGAGTTGAGCAAGCAGCCATTAGGTATGGAGCTTTTATCCAAGAAGTTATTAATTTTTTAATAATTGCATTTTGTATATTTGTTTTTATAAAAGTTGTAACTTCTTTACAAAAGAAAAAAGAAGAAAAACCTGCACCTGCTCCTGAACCAACAAAAGAGGAAGTATTACTAACTGAAATTAGAGATGCTTTAAATAAGATGGCAGATAAATAA
- a CDS encoding ABC transporter substrate-binding protein: MKKIITFICFIFFTISSFAIKVENNQIIDDYGNKIEAKEYKKIIVTDPGVIEILFKIGGEKSIIAIAKTSRSKIYPSDKVDKLVSIGNISNLNLEKVVEYKPDLIVVSSMMLRNVEAIKKMGYKVIVSNASNLNGILDTISVTGIISGKKDEAEKLRKECLVKLEKIEKENMKSSSKLKGAILFSTSPMTAFSEDSIPGDVLKHLGVINIAANVPGQRPILSPEYILKENPDFLAGAMSLDNPQQIIEASNVIPKIKAGKNNNIFILDSSVILRSSYRIFDEMEVLKEKLNKIENK; the protein is encoded by the coding sequence ATGAAAAAAATTATTACTTTTATTTGCTTTATTTTTTTTACTATATCTTCATTTGCTATAAAAGTTGAAAATAACCAAATTATAGATGATTATGGTAATAAAATTGAAGCTAAAGAGTATAAAAAAATTATTGTAACTGACCCTGGTGTAATAGAAATACTATTTAAAATAGGTGGGGAAAAATCAATAATTGCTATTGCTAAAACTTCAAGGAGTAAAATATATCCTTCTGATAAAGTTGATAAATTAGTAAGTATTGGTAATATCTCTAACTTAAATTTAGAAAAGGTTGTTGAATACAAGCCTGATTTAATTGTAGTTAGCTCTATGATGCTAAGAAATGTAGAAGCTATTAAAAAAATGGGCTATAAAGTTATAGTTTCTAATGCCTCTAATTTAAATGGTATTCTTGATACAATTTCAGTTACAGGAATTATTTCTGGGAAAAAAGATGAAGCAGAAAAATTAAGAAAAGAATGTTTAGTTAAACTAGAAAAAATTGAAAAAGAAAATATGAAAAGTTCTTCTAAATTAAAAGGGGCAATACTATTTTCAACTTCACCTATGACAGCCTTTTCTGAAGATTCAATACCTGGAGATGTTTTAAAACATTTAGGAGTTATTAATATAGCAGCAAATGTTCCAGGACAAAGACCTATATTATCGCCTGAATATATTCTAAAAGAAAATCCTGATTTTTTAGCTGGAGCCATGAGCTTAGATAATCCACAACAAATTATTGAGGCATCTAATGTTATTCCTAAGATAAAAGCAGGAAAAAATAATAATATTTTTATTTTAGATTCATCAGTTATATTAAGAAGTTCATATAGAATATTTGATGAAATGGAAGTATTAAAAGAAAAATTAAATAAAATAGAAAATAAGTAA
- the asnA gene encoding aspartate--ammonia ligase, protein MAYISSLDILETEIAIKKVKDFFESHLSKELDLLRVSAPLFVIPESGLNDNLNGTERPVSFDTKSGERVEIVHSLAKWKRMALYRYNIENHKGIYTDMNAIRRDEDTDFIHSYYVDQWDWEKIISKEDRNEEYLKETVRKIYSVFKETEKYITTEYPQLTKKLPEEITFITSQELENKYPNLTPKNREHAAAKEYGAIFLMKIGGKLSSGEKHDGRAPDYDDWDLNGDIIFNYPLLGIGLELSSMGIRVDEKSLDEQLKIANCEDRRSLPYHQMILNKVLPYTIGGGIGQSRICMFFLDKLHIGEVQASIWSQEVHEICRQMNIKLL, encoded by the coding sequence ATGGCTTACATTTCAAGTTTAGATATTTTAGAAACAGAAATTGCTATTAAAAAAGTTAAAGATTTTTTTGAAAGTCATCTATCAAAAGAATTAGATTTATTAAGAGTTTCAGCTCCACTATTTGTTATTCCAGAATCTGGATTAAATGATAATTTAAATGGAACTGAAAGACCAGTATCTTTTGATACTAAAAGTGGAGAAAGAGTTGAGATAGTTCATTCTCTTGCAAAATGGAAAAGAATGGCATTATACAGATATAATATTGAAAATCATAAAGGTATTTACACAGATATGAATGCTATAAGAAGAGATGAGGATACAGATTTTATCCATTCTTATTATGTTGACCAATGGGATTGGGAAAAAATAATTTCTAAGGAAGATAGGAATGAAGAATATTTAAAAGAAACAGTTAGAAAAATTTATTCTGTATTTAAAGAAACAGAGAAATATATTACTACTGAATATCCTCAACTTACTAAAAAGTTACCAGAAGAAATAACTTTTATAACTTCACAAGAACTTGAAAATAAGTATCCTAATTTAACTCCAAAAAATAGAGAACATGCTGCTGCAAAAGAGTATGGAGCAATATTTTTGATGAAAATAGGTGGAAAATTATCTTCTGGTGAAAAACATGATGGTAGAGCACCTGACTATGATGATTGGGATTTGAATGGAGATATAATATTTAATTATCCTCTTTTAGGAATAGGGCTTGAATTATCTTCTATGGGAATAAGAGTTGATGAAAAATCGTTAGATGAGCAATTAAAAATTGCTAATTGCGAAGATAGAAGATCTTTACCATATCATCAAATGATTTTAAATAAAGTTCTGCCTTATACAATAGGTGGAGGAATAGGACAATCTCGTATATGTATGTTCTTTTTAGATAAATTACATATAGGAGAAGTACAAGCATCTATATGGTCACAAGAAGTTCATGAAATTTGTAGACAAATGAATATTAAATTATTATAA